The following coding sequences lie in one Candidatus Delongbacteria bacterium genomic window:
- the truB gene encoding tRNA pseudouridine(55) synthase TruB: MKIYSKRNPILHDLFRSSEPFALLVDKSPDWTSFDVVAKLRALWKIKKVGHAGTLDPFATGLLILCFNKATKSIEDFQSKFKIYDSVVELGKETDTCDLTGKIVKESNEIPDNLDLDSINKSFTGKIMQVPPIFSAIKKDGKRLYDLARKGIETEIAAREITVFDLYNCTYDKPFFSFTAKVSKGTYIRSLARDIGTFLSCFGYLKSLRRTAIGDYSVDDAYTLQELIELTAKLKPVEKL; the protein is encoded by the coding sequence ATGAAAATTTATAGCAAAAGAAATCCAATTCTTCATGATCTTTTCAGATCTTCTGAACCATTCGCTCTCCTTGTTGATAAATCTCCAGATTGGACAAGTTTTGATGTCGTTGCAAAACTAAGAGCATTATGGAAGATAAAAAAAGTTGGTCATGCTGGAACTTTAGACCCATTCGCTACTGGTCTTCTAATCTTATGTTTCAATAAAGCGACAAAATCTATCGAGGATTTCCAGTCAAAATTTAAAATATATGATTCAGTTGTTGAACTTGGAAAAGAAACAGACACTTGCGATCTTACAGGAAAAATAGTTAAGGAGTCCAATGAGATTCCAGACAATTTAGACTTAGACAGTATCAATAAAAGCTTTACTGGCAAAATAATGCAAGTTCCACCAATATTTTCAGCTATAAAAAAAGATGGGAAGAGACTTTACGATCTTGCAAGAAAAGGTATCGAAACAGAAATTGCAGCTCGAGAAATCACTGTATTCGATCTGTATAATTGCACTTATGATAAACCTTTTTTTAGTTTTACAGCTAAAGTTTCCAAAGGAACTTATATAAGATCATTAGCTAGAGATATTGGAACTTTTCTTAGTTGTTTTGGCTATCTAAAGTCTTTAAGGAGAACTGCAATTGGCGATTATTCTGTAGATGATGCATATACTCTTCAGGAATTGATAGAGTTGACAGCAAAATTAAAGCCTGTTGAAAAGTTGTGA